A single Elaeis guineensis isolate ETL-2024a chromosome 15, EG11, whole genome shotgun sequence DNA region contains:
- the LOC105058342 gene encoding RINT1-like protein MAG2 has product MKGAVPLLPHPSDLSAALRRFLAERLRAEDDLSRAPDLEVELRGRCSDLEASLSDLGCRFSESIAAFAFRSEEFGGRLGEVRAGLIGLRSSIAGPSVEGRSQQIHAEELPALAKEVARVETVRAYAETALKLDSLIGDVEDAVSSSVTVKLRSPHAVNSKEIRLRVINSLKQIEDILMSVIKTRSQWAHLVSAVDHRVDRALAVLRPQTIADHRSLLASLGWPPLLSSSNFANPETGKSAESGNPLISMKGELKGKYCESFLSLCNLQELQRRRKSRQLEGHNLDIALHQPLWVIEELVNPISITWERHFSKWVEKPEFIFALVYKITRDFVDSMDEILQPLVDKAKLVGYSCREEWISAMVTALSTYLSKEIFPKYVDLLQEGNSSDVSSQARISWLHLVDLMISFDKRMQSLITNAGLLLSLKEDESLQRVSILCVFCDRPDWLEIWSEIELEEMLNKLKPVMQDEKNWKTRIEGAILMSGSEDYRSPAVSGAVLQALSLLIDRSRPLPSISLRARFVRLAGAPLVREFLDRLLHRCQEAEGLTALADDDAILRVSQSINAARYAESKLTEWCEDVFFLEMEALSTEDTSGGCIFEEEMSSLKEFRTEWVEKISTVILRGFDVRCRDYFKNKKQWQEKTEGLAVSRTFIGALDYLEGKISKLEESLNAMDFVAVWRGLAGGVDQLILSGVFMSNAKFHNSGVERLGVDLEVLFRVFAAWCLRPEGFFPRLYEGLRLLNMEERQLKDEMSRAKERWLRENGVRHLTVSEAEKIVKNRVFVG; this is encoded by the exons ATGAAGGGGGCCGTGCCGCTCCTGCCCCACCCGTCCGACCTCTCCGCCGCTCTCCGCCGCTTCCTCGCTGAGCGGCTCCGCGCCGAGGACGACCTCTCTCGGGCCCCCGACCTCGAGGTGGAGCTGCGGGGCCGGTGCTCGGATCTCGAGGCGTCCCTGTCGGATCTGGGATGCCGGTTCTCGGAGAGCATCGCCGCCTTCGCTTTCCGATCGGAGGAGTTTGGCGGCCGCCTCGGCGAAGTCCGTGCGGGATTAATCGGTCTCCGGTCGTCCATTGCCGGGCCATCAGTAG AAGGGAGGAGCCAGCAGATCCATGCAGAGGAGCTGCCAGCGCTTGCGAAGGAGGTGGCGCGAGTGGAAACAGTTCGAGCTTATGCTG aGACTGCATTAAAGCTCGACAGTCTGATTGGTGATGTTGAAGATGCAGTTTCTTCTTCTGTGACAGTGAAACTTAGATCTCCTCATGCAGTTAACTCAAAG GAAATTCGCCTGAGGGTCATCAACTCTCTCAAGCAAATAGAGGATATCTTAATGTCTGTTATAAAAACAAGGTCTCAATGGGCTCATCTTGTCTCAGCCGTAGATCACAGAGTCGACCGAGCTTTAGCTGTTCTTCGACCTCAAACAATTGCTGATCATCGATCTCTTTTAGCATCCCTTGGGTGGCCTCCTCTGCTTAGCAGTTCAAATTTTGCAAATCCAGAGACAGGAAAATCAGCTGAGTCTGGCAATCCTCTTATCTCAATGAAGGGGGAATTGAAGGGAAAGTACTGTGAGAGTTTCCTTTCCCTATGCAATTTGCAGGAGTTGCAGAGACGGAGAAAATCTCGACAATTGGAAGGACATAATTTGGACATTGCATTGCATCAACCATTGTGGGTCATAGAAGAGCTAGTGAATCCAATATCCATCACATGGGAACGCCATTTCTCAAAGTGGGTTGAGAAGCCTGAGTTCATTTTTGCACTTGTTTATAAGATTACAAGGGATTTTGTAGATTCAATGGATGAGATATTGCAACCGCTGGTAGACAAGGCCAAACTTGTAGGTTACAGTTGCAGAGAGGAGTGGATTTCAGCAATGGTGACTGCATTATCTACTTATTTGTCGAAAGAAATATTTCCTAAATATGTTGATCTTCTACAGGAAGGCAATTCAAGTGATGTTTCATCACAGGCTAGAATCTCATGGCTTCATCTTGTTGACTtaatgatttcttttgataaacgaATGCAGTCCTTGATCACAAATGCAGGACTACTGCTATCTCTTAAGGAAGATGAGAGTTTGCAGAGGGTCTCAATTCTGTGTGTCTTTTGTGATCGTCCAGACTGGCTTGAGATATGGTCGGAGATTGAGCTCGAGGAAATGCTAAATAAGTTGAAACCGGTGATGCAGGATGAGAAAAACTGGAAAACAAGGATTGAAGGGGCAATTCTGATGTCTGGGTCAGAAGATTACAGATCTCCTGCAGTTTCTGGTGCTGTTCTCCAAGCTCTATCTTTGCTGATTGATAGGTCCCGGCCATTGCCAAGCATTTCTCTTAGAGCAAGGTTTGTGAGATTGGCTGGAGCTCCACTTGTGCGGGAATTTCTTGATCGCTTGCTTCACAGGTGCCAGGAAGCTGAGGGTCTCACTGCTTTGGCTGATGATGATGCTATACTCAGGGTTTCCCAATCCATCAATGCAGCTCGATATGCTGAATCTAAACTGACAGAATGGTGCGAGGATGTATTCTTTCTTGAAATGGAAGCTCTATCCACTGAGGATACCAGTGGAGGATGTATTTTTGAGGAGGAGATGAGCAGTTTGAAAGAGTTCAGAACAGAATGGGTTGAGAAAATCTCAACTGTCATTCTAAGGGGATTCGATGTGCGCTGCCGTgactattttaaaaataagaagCAGTGGCAGGAGAAGACTGAAGGACTGGCTGTATCTAGGACCTTTATTGGTGCTCTGGACTATCTCGAAGGGAAGATCTCCAAACTTGAGGAGAGTTTAAATGCGATGGATTTTGTTGCAGTGTGGAGAGGTCTTGCTGGTGGTGTGGATCAACTGATTTTAAGTGGAGTTTTCATGAGCAATGCGAAGTTTCACAACAGTGGTGTTGAGAGACTTGGTGTTGACTTGGAGGTCTTGTTCCGGGTGTTTGCTGCATGGTGTTTGAGGCCTGAAGGCTTTTTCCCAAGGCTGTATGAGGGTCTGAGGCTGTTAAACATGGAGGAGAGACAACTCAAGGATGAGATGTCAAGGGCAAAGGAGAGATGGTTGAGGGAGAACGGTGTTAGGCATCTAACAGTATCAGAGGCAGAAAAAATAGTGAAGAATAGGGTCTTTgtgggatga
- the LOC105058341 gene encoding transcription factor ILI5 isoform X2, giving the protein MFSLACLFTGLFPSFSLSPASPPPRYKVAFLSLPFRLSLIPTPPFLSYSGFALVLHPDPSRMSSRRSRITEEEINELISKLQSILPETRRRGTSRASASKLLKETCNYIKSLHREVDDLSDRLSDLLATMDTNSPHAEIVRSLLQS; this is encoded by the exons ATGTTCTCATTAGCTTGCCTTTTTACAGGCCTCTTcccatctttttctctctctccagcCTCCCCTCCCCCACGCTATAAAGTTGCCTTCCTTTCTCTCCCTTTCCGTCTCTCTCTCATCCCCACCCCACCCTTCCTTTCTTATTCCGGCTTCGCCCTCGTTCTCCATCCAGACCCCTCAAGGATGTCCAGCAGAAGGTCCAGGATCACAGAGGAGGAGATCAATGAGCTCATCTCCAAGCTCCAGTCCATACTCCCTGAGACCCGCCGACGAGGCACTAGCAGG GCTTCGGCGTCGAAGCTACTGAAGGAGACGTGCAACTACATCAAGAGCCTCCACCGGGAGGTCGACGACCTCAGCGACCGCCTCTCCGATCTCTTGGCCACCATGGACACCAACAGCCCCCATGCAGAGATTGTCCGGAGTCTTCTTCAGTCTTAA
- the LOC105058341 gene encoding transcription factor ILI5 isoform X1, with amino-acid sequence MFSLACLFTGLFPSFSLSPASPPPRYKVAFLSLPFRLSLIPTPPFLSYSGFALVLHPDPSRMSSRRSRITEEEINELISKLQSILPETRRRGTSRQASASKLLKETCNYIKSLHREVDDLSDRLSDLLATMDTNSPHAEIVRSLLQS; translated from the exons ATGTTCTCATTAGCTTGCCTTTTTACAGGCCTCTTcccatctttttctctctctccagcCTCCCCTCCCCCACGCTATAAAGTTGCCTTCCTTTCTCTCCCTTTCCGTCTCTCTCTCATCCCCACCCCACCCTTCCTTTCTTATTCCGGCTTCGCCCTCGTTCTCCATCCAGACCCCTCAAGGATGTCCAGCAGAAGGTCCAGGATCACAGAGGAGGAGATCAATGAGCTCATCTCCAAGCTCCAGTCCATACTCCCTGAGACCCGCCGACGAGGCACTAGCAGG CAGGCTTCGGCGTCGAAGCTACTGAAGGAGACGTGCAACTACATCAAGAGCCTCCACCGGGAGGTCGACGACCTCAGCGACCGCCTCTCCGATCTCTTGGCCACCATGGACACCAACAGCCCCCATGCAGAGATTGTCCGGAGTCTTCTTCAGTCTTAA